A stretch of Dermochelys coriacea isolate rDerCor1 chromosome 6, rDerCor1.pri.v4, whole genome shotgun sequence DNA encodes these proteins:
- the GCHFR gene encoding GTP cyclohydrolase 1 feedback regulatory protein → MPYVLISTQIRMEVGPTMVGDEHSDQHLMDYLGAIKRNMLGNHFWEYYVNDAPRIVLDKLEKYGYRVVSMTGVGQTLVWCLHKE, encoded by the exons ATGCCCTACGTTCTCATCAGCACGCAGATCCGCATG GAAGTTGGACCCACAATGGTTGGAGATGAACATTCTGATCAACATCTGATGGACTACCTGGGTGCCATTAAGAGGAACATGCTGGGGAACCATTT ctgggagtacTACGTGAATGATGCGCCCCGTATTGTGTTGGACAAGCTGGAGAAATATGGCTACCGAGTGGTCAGCATGACAGGGGTGGGCCAGACCCTGGTTTGGTGCCTCCACAAGGAGTAG